One Setaria italica strain Yugu1 chromosome II, Setaria_italica_v2.0, whole genome shotgun sequence DNA segment encodes these proteins:
- the LOC111256316 gene encoding uncharacterized protein LOC111256316 → MAPAKTGRRNNRQEKKMTTTTRASRAVGNRRPIGSAFSKFGRVAALHARRKIVKERGSKRGRSGGLATGRNERVRLDARVLDANMLSSRRHGEGVAHKQDGLVTGRLGESAVHKYFVEKLGCSSIKWMNEDNESGLLYDISITKADATEYVEVKATSIPNKNRFHITRRELQFAAEKGDSLTIAYVLLSKPDKASIVFLKNPHKLVRQRDLKPASIVFFKS, encoded by the exons ATGGCCCCTGCCAAGACCGGAAGGCGGAACAACCGccaggagaagaagatgacCACGACCACGAGGGCGAGTAGGGCGGTCGGTAACCGGCGTCCGATCGGATCCGCGTTCTCCAAGTTCGGGAGGGTTGCCGCTCTGCACGCGCGGCGAAAGATCGTCAAAGAACGGGGCAGCAAGCGCGGCCGATCTGGTGGCTTGGCCACCGGAAGAA ATGAGAGGGTCCGGCTCGATGCCAGGGTCCTAGATGCAAACATGTTAAGTTCCCGTAGACACGGTGAAGGTGTGGCTCACAAACAAGACGGATTAGTCACTGGCAGGCTTGGCGAGTCTGCAGTCCATAAATATTTCGTTGAGAAGCTTGGATGTAGTAGCATAAAGTGGATGAACGAAGACAATGAATCCGGGCTACTTTACGATATCAGCATCACAAAAGCTGATGCAACAGAATACGTGGAAGTGAAAGCAACATCTATTCCAAACAAGAACCGGTTCCACATTACACGCAGGGAACTACAGTTTGCAGCAGAGAAAGGAGATTCGTTAACCATTGCCTATGTTTTGCTGTCGAAGCCAGATAAAGCAAGCATTGTGTTTCTGAAAAACCCGCACAAGCTTGTACGACAGAGGGATTTGAAACCAGCAAGCATTGTGTTTTTCAAAAGCTGA